TTCATGTTGAGACCTCAAAGCTACATTTTGCCCTCCTTTCTGCAATTCCTGCTTTATAAAAGTAAGGTTTTGAAATAATTCTAAGAAAATGTAAAGCCAATATAAATTAAAGATACCATGCAACAAAAACATTTTTTCTCAATCAAAGGGAAGCTAATTCCTATCTTATTAAATAATGACTTCATGATTATGAAGAACATGGACATTTTAATGGTAAAAGGAATTCAATTTCAGTAACACCTAATGAAAATGAATGATATAGAGGTAGAAGCACGTTGAAGATGATAAATAAAGTACATTATCATAAGAGGATGACTTTGACGAAGAGGAATCAAGTTGTATTGcccataaattaaaatcaagggTCATAAACTTCACAGTATAGTATTCGAAGGATAATAATTCCCCTAATAACTTGTAAATAGCAGTTATCATCTGATATAAAGTATGTAACATTAGTTAGTCAAATGAGAGGGAGTAAGGAGTGTAAAAGGAAAGAGATCAAAATTCAAGCACATAGTAGATCGACTAGTTTTAttgaatggaaaaataaaactggTGTGCAGCAGAATCATACTTCAGCAATCTCTTGTCCATGTTGTGGATGCCGAGGAACAATAATGGTGACAATGTCTGGGTGAGTTTGCACAAGAACGTTGTGAACTCCCATTATTACTGCAGAAAATGTCTGTTAGTGCTTTGTCCAAGAAAAGCATAACTCACAGCATGTGGATTTTCACTCCAACTGATAAAGAATTGCAATGATCCTGGGAGTTTAAGCTATAAAATGAACCCATAATCACCAGAAGAAAAATTAACCAAATGCAAAATGACCGTGCTTCATTAAACTATCCAAGTGAATGCACTAAATTAACCACAGAAGCCATGGTCATCCAACAAGTGACCAAAGTAAACATGAAAATAACATGTTACATGGAGGAATTATGTGATTTTAATGAAAGCCAATGGCCAATGAAAAATGAGGGTAGCCACAGACTGATAAGACATAAAGTAAACCATTGTTATCTTGGTGGCAGTTCCATAGCAGCTTCAGAACTAATCATCCAAAAATTGATATGGCATGCTAATCTTGCAAAACAACTCAATTAATATGGTAACATACAAATGGTTAAGGTCTTGCGTAAAATTATAATGCAAATGACAACCTAGAACAAGGCAATCATGGTAGAGTTACAAGAGTAGCAAGAACTAACTTTCTTCTTCACCACGGTGAATTGAAGCAGCCATCCAAACCTGTTTTTGGGAAAGCTGTTTTTGCAGATATTCTATATGTCTGGTATCTTTTTGTTCATACTCATCCACCGCTGAATAGAAGGAATGGTAGCATATCAGGACAGATCATAATGATTTCTTAAGAACTTACCAATATATTATCTGACAAAAAATGAGGGATATTTATACAAGGAAACTAGAAAGTAATAACTGAGTGGAAGGAGGCATTGCAGTgatcattaaattattcttttcatgttctaattataaataaagaacagCACAAACGATTGACAATTTAACAATGCAAAACAAATGTAGTCTATCGTACCACTTTGTGTTCAGTATAAGAGCAGAACTgcatatgaataaaaaattatatttgaagaGAACATATTATCAGCATACCGTATTTTAGATCACCAgaaaattttatgctaaaaGGTGGAGCTTGCAGAAGCTGAAAATGAATTGCCTGGACAGAGCTCTGTGGCAAGCAACAAAGAATTTCTGAAGTAAAAAAGGTACCAATTTGAGCAATGACATGACAAAGAAAGACAGAATGAAGCATCTAAAGATAATGAATTACATACCAATGGGGCAATCAGAGAAAATTTGGACAATAAAAGAGATATTAATGGAAACAGCACGGGTCTTGACCAATGTCTAAAGGACTTTGCAGACAATCGAGCATTTAATAATGCCAGACcaatctgaaataaataaataaaattcatacgttataaaagattaaaagacCTGAAACATAATAAAACACCATAAAAGTAAAACTGAATATCATATAATAGAGTAGACAAACGGTGTAGACTTCATAACGTGTGCCGAAAATTCATCCTTTTTTCTCAAGATCATTCAGCAAATGTAtaggaattaaaagaaaaaaatcagacACGTAGCTGAACAAACCAATGGCGTACTTTCTGTTCCCTCAAAGGGTCCAAAATGAAGTgatatacatacatgcatagCAAAGTAGGAAACAACTTACTCCACATTTGGAAGCACCAATAATAAGGTTCGGCCATAGTTCACTCTCCATTATTACAATCCAATTTGGCTTCCAATACCCAAGGAAAGCATCCATGGCAGCAGGTGTATCAATTGGAGCAAACTGTTACAAAGTTCTAAAGTTTCActacatatgtatataagaaaaaatgaaaacataattcataACTTAAGTGAGTTGAATGCATCAGGACCAATCTTCCAAGTTTCAAATTCCAAGTAAATCAAACATTAGTTGTATGTTAGGTAACTAACCTGATAGATAACATTAGCTGGAAGTCTATCTTTCAGCACTTCACtgcaaaaagaaagataaaCTAAAATGGCATACACAGTTTTTATCTGTAAATTAACTAAAGGATCAAATTACAGCTATtactatttataatttaaaaacgaATTGAAGATTTTCCGACGATCTTAACACATTTAACTAGATAACCTTAAGCGCTCGTAacaagattaattaaaaaaaagaaaaaaaaaacagaaacgAAATTTAAAGCGACGTCTTACAATGCGGAAAGTGTCGTCGTTGTCATCAAAATGTGGACATCAGGTCTCCGTTGACTACAAAATTTAATGACAGGAATGGCGGCCATTCCTTCTCCTAAAGAGACGGCGTGGAACCAGAGAAGTGGGCCGGAGGAGGGACGGCGGAGGGAAGGCCGACCTAAGCGTTCGCGCCACCTGATAGGGTGCTCCAGGCCTCGGAGCTTGCGCCAGTGTAAGTGAAGGTGCAGCAAGGGTGATAGACCGTAGGTTAAAGCTCTGTAGATTTTGTAAACTATCTCTCCCTTTGCCATTGGTCCCGTCATCGCcgttttaattttggattatgCTTTGTTTTGGGACCGCTCTATCtccattttgtttttaaaaggtTAGTTTGTTTAGTCGGGTTATTATgggagcaaaattcgattcactccaaaaataagagaaattttaaattttatgaattgagttttaatttaatttaatttttaaattcaaataattagaatattaaattgtaatattttatatgtttattctAAATCTccaaatctttttattttttctcaatcaTTTATTCCCTCTCATCCCATCCccccaatttaaattttactcttcccctacttttattttagggcaaaatataaaaaaagccatttttttaatttatcgaaatgggcccagtattttattatttaccagaatgggcccttttccctaaatcgcgtccacgtcaacgcGATGTCAGGGAACGTGCCAagaaatcgcgtccacatcagcgcactttgctgacatggcaacaaatcgcgtcctctaAAGCgtgatttgtgtccacgtcagcaaagcgcgctgacatggacgcgatttcctaGCACGTAGCGCCCCTAGGGACGCGATTTCGCCGTGTTTCCCACCctagggtttttagggtttttagagaaaaaagtaaataaataagggattaaggtttagggtttcgtaattaaattaattaaaatttattcaaaattagattacgtttcgtgtttatgggtttttaagataaaatcaaagtaGGATGATTTATCAGAAGGATTTTTGAAGTCGCACCCGCGTATGCCGCTTTTGCTCTGATGAGGTCTGGAAAATAATTTCGacttgacgtttctgagcaaatagtttaaaaaacgcttcaagcaggatactttatgagaagaatttgtgaaatcgcgccctcgtggacgcgctttttcTACAGTTGGtcttggaagaaataatttcgagttgacgtttttaagcaaatagtttaaaaaaacgcttcaagcaggatgctttataagaataatttatgaagtcgcgcccacgtggacgcgcttttgctacagtaggtcctgcaAAATAATTTCGACttacgtttctgagcaaatagtataaaatggcttctagcaggatgctttatgagaagaatttgggttaagggtttatgggttttaagttaagggtttagggttttcaatttaagggtttagggttttaaagttaagggttagggtttttaagttaagggtttagggttttaaagttaatggttagggtttttaggttaaggggttagggtttttaagttaagggtttaaggtttttaggttaagggtttagggtttttaggttaagggtttaaggtttgtaaattaaattatgcatttaattataaattataaatttataaatttttaataagttaagggtttagggtttttaagtaataactcaaaaaatttctattttattacatcaaaaaatatcaaaatattcaaaatatttgtacaaataaatttaaatacaaaaatcaatgtcTGTGCCCGCaggattcagtgccacatggcggccgtcgactgttacgcgctggattcctcctttgtccagcTTCTGACGGCGGTTGTGGTTCTTCCGGCGAGGATTCTGATTCTTCCAGTacggcatctggttgtcggagttgggacgatgagccaTCTTGATAGAATTgtgaatgtggaggtgtttgcatcaccaacggcaacggtgtttgaaacctatacggtggtggggattggtaaaaagaagagctctccgacggcccctcttgcgatccgTCGTGCGtcgctggcctatacatcggcggtccactcAGCGTAACAGGAAATGGAGTTGAACCGGGTCATtagctccaacctgccataggactcgaaaaaggaaacatataagggttaggatacataaaagggctaggaaacgcacctggcGTCATCTGAAAAGGtggttgcgtgggtatcatcggttgaactgctaggtcgggtgactgtgtcggtgctctcgttgggccgggtgaatgtctgggcgtCGTTGAGGGGCCAGCGTCGTCGTCCtgtcgtcttggatttaaaggctCGCGTCTTTCCCTTTGGACACGTAATTGCCGCGCCTCTCCTCTGGCAatagtaaatacggcttgccatggatcatAAACCGTGTCATTTATTCCGGTAagcacgctaactccggaacgatgatcggttccaTACTAGGTATATAGTCATatcgatcttcccacatttggatgtactcggaccagaatctcggccaatccgtattcaattgccgaaggtcgattttgtggtgatcatcaaacacctcaggttccacgggaatcggttgtccAAATCCAAATTACCGTAACACCCTGTCTGAttggtgcatctccacggtcgcGTAGTTGATCAACGCAACTTTCGCTtgccaagcgtttggattttgtaagaactcattcggaattactgcccgaattaccggatcctcgtatggtgtccattaaaaccatatgaacatgatagaaatattatttatatacataatactaaatactaaataccaatcgactagcgaatgatggaaatatcaattttatttaatacttacatgtgcttctgactgttggtctaatagaagtcgtatatcttcaagagaggtaggtaatcgagcatgacttgccTGATGGTTctacctaattaaataaatttttagcatacttttatttttaaaaatctacataataattgtaaaatctaatataaaatttacctcggtatgagtgggaatgtatatgggtggtccactcgagaacgtagaaatggaaagcgaaaccgtgcccatgactgcagtagtgacaggcaacctccgatttttactttcctcggtcgcgtcgccctgcacatctcccgatataacgtTGCCAAGATGACAGaaccccaactcaattcaccagctgctctaaaatcaacgagtttcagcagccatcttagatgtacgcggctccgtgacaagtcgggcatcagataacctccaattaactgaagaatgtatgcctgagcatatcagattctttctatttcggttgaatcttcattTGGATCCGGGAAtatgtctcgtaaccagcccatctcgatcttacctccgtctattttctccggaatagcgcccaaaagctcgtagcacaccgcaagccaatcgctagattgggcagacccggtgactgggtacccgtccaccggtAATACCAATTACAGActgacatcttccaaagtgatagtgcactctccacatggaagatggaatgtgtgcgtctcgggtctccacctctcgatcaacgcactgattaatttcgggtccaccttgcatccccggcctaccgtcgccacgtgccaaaaacccgttTCCcccaggtagttctctaccaacggtgatggaggaccatgcatattccggatattgcattccaatatcctatctacagacttttataacaaataataaattaataattatctaaaaatgtataaataaaaaattcttaaataatatttaaaaattaaatttaacgcttaccattttcatttgttccaccaatatgtgatgcttatcaagacgagtcaattctcTGGCCATTGCTGAAATCATACAAATTTTtacggtttaaaaaaatttttaaaaaaataatttttttaaaattatttaaaaatagaaatttaagataaatttaagaggaacttgagagcaaattgaaaataaatatggatttgagagaaattttgaaggaatttgagagcaaattgagaggaaatttagaAGAAACTGAGAGcaaatttgagagaggattagtttgtgaaaaaaaaagaggtgggggtatttataattttttttaccgttgcactgttcacgcgcgggGCAAATCGTGTCCACGTCAGAGCGCTTTGCTGAcatggacacaaatcgcgcttcagaggacgcgatttgttgccatgcCAGTAAAGCGCGCTTACGTGACTGCGATTTCCtggcacgtcccctgacatcgcgctgacgtggacgcgatttaggggaaaataccgggcccatttcggtaaatttaaaaaaaattaggcttttaatggtaaattgccCTTTATTTTACACCTTTCacccttaaataaaaaactatccaaaaaattaaaaaatttgtaaacctaaatagtaataattttatttatatctactatttatattattaaattaaatttaacattttgtattatttatattattaaattatttaatcatattatttttttataaatttcgttaaaattgaattatcaataatgccataaaatatttgtcttaaaattttatgttggtatcaatttcacattttatctttaagataacttttattaaaaattatattttttaatttcaaaatacatagtgagAAAAAtcagaagataattgaaacaactaagcaagcaaagatgCTAAcccatatataaaatattaataaataaattatgaggacatgaaagttaataacaattttGATTACggtgggtgacagtggttacaaggacccaaagtcatttttttaatttaacttgaacaaatatagtcgatttgagaaaatttcaaatcgagttaggatgataaaataagattcgtcaactcgattaactcgaaattttttccttcgattcgattcgattaaaTGTTCACCCCTAGTGTAAACTATACcaattgtattaaaattatatttcagtcatttaagtttttaaagttacataattgtcactaaaattatcaaattgttatattttgatcactcaTTCGTTAACTTCCATTAGGTGGATGACCTAGCACATTAATTTAAAGGGTTAAGAATCAATTTAGCCCCTGAACTATAgctaaaatatcaatttgatacttttaaaactttcttaataataattctaaaaaattttaacgataAACTACTCAAATGGTAACCTAAATTTTAACGCATTCTTATTTTAGTCAccgatttttttttgttaagttaGTCACCTTGTTAGATTAATTGTCATTTTTAGTCACTCTACCATTAAAATGTCTTGGTTACCAAAGGAAATGTTTACATCGCAGTCTTTTGGTTGgtacaataataaatttagcccttaacactttacatattttgtcaatttggtactgattctaaaaaattaaacaaatttaaccttcaatatttgcatattttgtctgtaatagcccaattttaCCCGGGCCCAGtgccaaaaccaaaacaaaaccaaaaaaaaaaattgagtccAAAATATAAAGAGTCTATTTACAATAAAAgtcaaaatacattaaatccaGCAGACCCAAATAACACAAACCCTAATGGCCCAAAATCTAAACACCTAACAGAAACCCTAATGCCCCATATGCGCCGCACCCCTCCCTCGGGCGTACCGCCCGCGCCTCGTCCCGAGGCCTGCCTAAACCCCTCTACTACCTTGCACCAAAACAGCAAAAAGCCGGAGCCTCCACCTCCGTTGACCTCGCCAAGCCCtgtaaaacaaatttaaaagagaaGACAGAGCAGGCAGAAACTAAAGCAGAAcaatagaaataatatatagtGTTGTAAATGGCTATAAAAACCAAACATATCAATGTAATTGTTTTTTACAGACAATCGAAtacaaaaaaacacaaatatcaATCAAAAACAGAATTCAAAAggtggttttttttatatttcatttttgaaaacatatacttaaaaagaaaacaaaaaaatcttaCCTTAATCGCCGTTGCCTCTCCCTCCGTTTTGGAAGATTGACGGACCCTCGGGGGTTAGCCGAAGGTTCGCGACGGAGGAGGGCAGAACCAAAAggttctttcatttatttttggatttttaaggCTTTTCTGCGCATTTCAACCCTAAATCGAGGTTCTACTcgaaaaaagagcaaaaaaggGGTTTTTGGTGTTTTTTACCATCATGACGGCAATGGTATTATGCCGACCCATGATCAGAACAGTGGTCCCAAGAACCTGAGCTAGGCCGAAGAGGGAAGGCTgagagagagttgagagagttttaagtttttttttgaaacaaggggtttaaatgattttttttccaaaaaaactGATTTAAATAGGCCTCCAAACGACGCCTGCTTTTGGGTGTCTCTCAGCAAAGAAACGACGTTTGAGGCTAGACTCACAAGACTTGACCGACCCGCCTAGGAGGATCcgtgtattttttattaatgggctatttgcgcttttagcccttccgcttttttattatttataatcaaGTTTCTCtcagttttttaattttgcccTATAATTTATTTCGGCTTTCAATTCGGTCCACTTTGAAGCTGTGCGTTTTGGGGGGTGgggattatttcccatttggtccctccttgttattcgcgcattcaatttggttcttttcttttcttatttatttctgatttgccccaaatttatgtttaaagttcgatttgaccctttttttgttattttttctattttattattaaaattaattaatttaaatattattattactattattattttcccttttttacttattattatatcattaaattaattagtttcgcattattatttctattatatttctttttatagttatttacctaaatattttaaatacatttatttcattttatttatttatatcttttatatattttcgaACTCTAGATTATTTAGAATtcgtattattattaatattatcattATCACTATTATCTTTTagttttcataatatttatttattcattcgttccattagttttttttatattttagtttcttttacttattattttactttttattagcgtgtttgttctatttattttattcaattttcgtCTTTCCTATTGTCATCCGTATTAACGCATCTATTATTCTGTTATGCATATTAACATCGTACTTTTTATACCAATTtgtattatattaatcattactcaatacatttttttaaataagcgATGTCGTATTTTGAGATTCGAAAAGTCATTCCCTAACTTATGGGGTTTCGGTTTTCTCGACAAATTCGAATACACGAACCTTTTTAaacataagtttttttaaataatctcgGTAATTaaaaagatcgtgttctaacttacggaatgtgatttcttttctaaaaccgagataatcgaatatctttcaaaataaataaaacttttggtgtttattctcgTTTCGGAGAtttaagacattgtgtcctaactcacgggatataattctttttctcaattgacGTGAAATACgtcattttctgaaaaattttcaattaagcaatattttatcaaaggatcgtattttaaatctcttcaaagttttcaattctcgacactaagacactaattaattaactaggtaccaattttgggagtaacgagggtgctaatccttccttgtatgTAACCGAATCCCGAGCctgttttcttaaatttcgtagaccaaaatcgttgctttagtaaatcaaaacattttattaaaacgatcaaTTACGAGGTGattcgatcacacctcaataaaaaaatattggtggcgactcccattttcatttttgttttcaaaaataaaagtcgacccttttacaaaaaaatagtttcgacattgtcaatttagtccaaattcaaaaaaatataattttaaaaacttgagaagatataaatttattataaaactgacataaaaatataaaatattaaaaacataataaatttacataaaggtttaaatatgaatttggttgagtgattcaaattaatatttcttgaattttaacaaaaatttctagagattcaacaaattttaaccctcaatttctcttgaatttttgaatcaatatttccttttcttctctAAACCCCACCGAGCTAAATGAGtcatttgaattaatttttgagatagatgattaaattgaataaaattgaaaatagttaaacttgatgaaattgtgaaattgtcTTTGAATTGAGTTGACTCATGCTatgttacatatatatattgatggattggttgatgaaCTGAgaatgatgaaatgaaaattgagttatattatgaattgaattattggtTACCTTATTAACTATTCGGGCAGAgttggatataattggcatgccataagatagaTTGTGTACGAGTTACTTCAACTACGTGTCGATGAATGTTGGGCACAAATAATATTTCAGTTATACTGATGAGCATTGCGtacaatttatttactttgaattttCCGATGAGGCACTAGAACGACGAAAATATGCAAGtatacacaatcacaacaagtagtgacaagtaaatgttgagttattgtacccacagggactatgaaaagaattatttatgaatgcaattttaaaaacactttggtgaagatattttgatttgagtagaggaggtgattaaaaactaggattttaactaagtaaaataaataaaaataaaataaaaattccaatgcacgatttcaaaagatgattttaatcaagaagacataattgtgctagattaattacatttcttatgaacatacttacctatcaaaatccatttatctcttgactatatctctatgtcaattcaaccaattaaacaaattttaataagcaaatgtgctaatgcacatacatacttatgaaattaaaataatcttttgtacatatctctatgccaattcaaataattaattcaatctcataagcacataaaagattacatgaggtaacaatgtatttctaccttgaaatagtttaatcacaataatcttgcaagttatgcaaggctaatgtatcattagataccattgctaatttaacctcaactaccttagatgattaaacatgcactaattAAATATCATGtgaattaattacaatttcaatccgtttaaataattaattcattagttaccttacaattgtaatgtaagaataacttagtcatggttttacttaatcaaacatcttaccgaggcctataacaacacaaacacaatttcaataactcaagtagacgaaatgcaatcaacctaacacgaattaaatttaagccatattaattaaattaaacatatcaaaatcacaaatattcataaacatgttcatcataacaacaacaaaattaaaaagatagggaacaagaatcaaatccggtgtttctctgaggcttgactagtttgctccgctcctccttctccacttgttcttgttgaaccgaggcttccacgaacacttgaacgctgctccaaatggtggttgaatgactctttttcaagaggtgaaatcagCAAGGGAATGGGGAAggaaatgaagaacaatgaagagagaaaagtgagaaaGAAGTGAAGAAATGAATGGGTTTGAGATGTGTTCGAAGTGAGCAGCCaatgggggtatttataggttgagaaggctgctaaaaatagccaaaatcaGCAGTCAAAGACTCCTCCATGgtcggccacacatgtggcatgtttgaagatttcaaaCATGCTATTTTTAAGTAGGGGCAAATCTTGAAAGGCGtgaatagtggaggggtttgaatgcaaattgaaggagtcttcaagggccatTTTGCAAGCCAAGTAATCAGCCAACAAGCTAATTGGGTCAGCATGTAggacggttttgggctgccCAGTGTTCGGTTGGATCGATTTTCTCGGTTTAGCTCAACTAggccccttttcataattaattaacaataatttatttaacccaattaaattggattaaaattaaaattaattatattatgatttaatattcataatttggactaTCTTCGGCTGAAAATATAATtcgccttgatgcttcaaaattgcttctcggttttgtgcttttagtagtgtctgccgagccgtttttcgccctttgtgcgaatctgtcgaaaatgatcaaaattaatcaaaatttattataaaattaaataaaactctacatgttaataatttaagtacaatttaattattttataataattatataattttttacaagaattttaccgaaactgcatgaatttgcgTTAAAAATGGCATAAAaagtgtatattttcgtgttttcagGCACTGGGTgctaaatttgttgttttggttgaatccgtgtatccgtttGAATCTGAGTCAGGTTAATAGGGAATTAAAATGCAAAGTTGATAATggtatatgaattgaattgttattGTGAAAGAGTATATGAACTGGATTATAAGTCCCTAGAATTGTTATAAAAATAGGACAAATCAATCGATTCGACTCAGGAAATGATATGTTAATAATATGTATTCATATACTAGTCAAttgaatatgtataaaaatgAGTCGTATAATATGATGGTACattataacatgatatttagtACTTGTTTTGAATAACATATAGATTCCATGTA
The sequence above is a segment of the Gossypium raimondii isolate GPD5lz chromosome 4, ASM2569854v1, whole genome shotgun sequence genome. Coding sequences within it:
- the LOC105767474 gene encoding probable 3-deoxy-D-manno-octulosonic acid transferase, mitochondrial isoform X2; this translates as MTGPMAKGEIVYKIYRALTYGLSPLLHLHLHWRKLRGLEHPIRWRERLGRPSLRRPSSGPLLWFHAVSLGEGMAAIPVIKFCSQRRPDVHILMTTTTLSAFEVLKDRLPANVIYQFAPIDTPAAMDAFLGYWKPNWIVIMESELWPNLIIGASKCGIGLALLNARLSAKSFRHWSRPVLFPLISLLLSKFSLIAPLSSVQAIHFQLLQAPPFSIKFSGDLKYAVDEYEQKDTRHIEYLQKQLSQKQVWMAASIHRGEEEIIMGVHNVLVQTHPDIVTIIVPRHPQHGQEIAEELQKGGQNVALRSQHEELIPGISIYLVDTLAAVVATYSTSTVDCATVSCFFEFQQNTLGPRVKK
- the LOC105767474 gene encoding probable 3-deoxy-D-manno-octulosonic acid transferase, mitochondrial isoform X1; translated protein: MTGPMAKGEIVYKIYRALTYGLSPLLHLHLHWRKLRGLEHPIRWRERLGRPSLRRPSSGPLLWFHAVSLGEGMAAIPVIKFCSQRRPDVHILMTTTTLSAFEVLKDRLPANVIYQFAPIDTPAAMDAFLGYWKPNWIVIMESELWPNLIIGASKCGIGLALLNARLSAKSFRHWSRPVLFPLISLLLSKFSLIAPLSSVQAIHFQLLQAPPFSIKFSGDLKYAVDEYEQKDTRHIEYLQKQLSQKQVWMAASIHRGEEEIIMGVHNVLVQTHPDIVTIIVPRHPQHGQEIAEELQKGGQNVALRSQHEELIPGISIYLVDTLGELRQLYKLTPIAVIGGSFFPGLAGHNISEAAAAGCAVLTGHHVGHFSHMVREMQQLNPLSVMQVSGKLELEKVLMELFADAKILESRQKAAKEAFHALSSAVVSSAWDVLNFHLLRNKC